The Dyella jiangningensis sequence CGGAGCGACCCAGCAACCGCCCCAACTGCCTTGCGCTCTCGCCACGGGCCTTGCCCACCATGATCGCACCTCGCTCTTCGGCGCTCAGATGGCTGTAGTGCTGTCCCATGCATCACCTCGTCGTGGGGTGTTGCACTTGATGTTAGAGACCGCCTTACTTTTCTTTTGGGCCAGCAAAAGAAAAGCAACTCGGCCGCCGGCAGGACGTCGAAACGCCCGCTGCGTAAGCGGCACGCTGGCGGTACGGCGACAATCGAAGATCGGCATTACGGGATCACCCCCTTCGACTGTTCACTGGGATGCCGAGAAGTGAAGACTGGCGCGAAAGGATCTCGCGCACAGGGTGCGCTCCTACAGGGGTAGGCTGCGCGTCGGTACATGGTGAGCACGGTGTTGCGAACGCAAGCCCGAGAGCCAGAACAAAGCGCCACTCACCCCCAGGCAATCAACCCGATCGCCCCCAACGCCAGCCCCAGCCCCAGCACATTCACCCCACTCAACCGCTCGCGGAACGCCGCCGTGCCCACCACCGCACCCAAGGCCACCACACCCAGATTCATGCTCGCGAACACCAGCGAAGGATGATCGGGCAAGGCCTGGTGGCCGCGTACGTAGAACACGATGTTGCCGAAGTTGGCCAGGCCCAGCAGCAGGCCGGCGATGGCGTCGCGCAGAGTGAAGAAGGTGCGGTCGTGCCAGCGGCGCCACAGCAGGATCGCCAGCGATACCACGAAGGCCAGTGCGAACATGGCCTGCAGCGAGGCCGCGAACGGGGTGCCCGCGCGCGCCACCTGCTTGAACAGGATGTCGATGAGGCCGAAGCCGGCGAATACCACCAGTGGCCACAGCCAGCCCCGCGCCTCGTCACTGCCGCGCGTGTCGACCTTCCACACCATGCACAGCAGCGCGAGCAGGCCGATCGCGACGCCGGCGCCCTTGGCGAGGCTCAAGGTCTCGCCGAACCACAGGAAGGCCGCCAGCAGCGAGATCAGCAGCGACAGGCGTTGCGCGGCGTCCGTGCGCACGATGCCGGCGCTGCGCACGGATGACGCCAGCGCGAGGAAGATCAGCGGCAGCAGCAGGCCCAGGCCCACGAAGCCCAGCCACGGCGCCTGCGCGCTGCGCAGCACGGCGAGTGCCGGATGGAACACGCTCCAGGTAAGCACGCTGGTCGCCACGTAGTTCCACGCGATGGCCTGGCCCACGTCCACTTGCAGCCGCCGCGCGAGCTTGAGCAGCACCGACACCAGCACGCTGCAGGCGACGCTCATCAACACATAGATCATGGAATGTCCTTGTCGGGCGGTGGCCGGGCGAGCCCCGCCTATACAACGGATCGCCTTGCGGGCGTCATCCGGCGGAATGAAGCTGCTCGGGGATCAGCTCGCGTGCGCGAAACGTTCGCGATAGCGCGCGGGGCTGAGCTTCACATGATGGCGGAAATGGTGGCGCAGCGTATCCGCGCTGCCGAAGCCGCAGACGTCCGCCACGCGCTCCACCGGGAGGTCGCTGCCTTCGAGCAGCTCGCGCGCGCGATTGAGGCGTTCGCGCGTAAGCCATTGCTTGGGCGAGCAGCCGGTGGCGTCCTCGAAGCGACGCAGCAGGGTGCGTTCGCTCATGCGCGCGCGTTCGGCGAGCTCGGGCAGCGGCAGGGGCTGGTCGAGGTGGCGCCGCATCCACTCCAGCAGCTTGCCCAGCGTCGCGCCCTGCTCCGGCAGCGGCGCCTGGATGAACTGGGCCTGCCCGCCATCGCGATGCGCCGGCACCACGGCGCGGCGCGCCACCGAGTTGGCCGCCTCCGGTCCGAAGTCGCGGCGAATCAGGTGCAGCGACAGATCCAGTGCGGCGGCGGAGCCGGCCGAGGTGAGCACGTCGCCTTCGTCGACATAGAGCACGTCCGGTTCGATGCGGATGCGCGGAAAGCGCGCGGCCAGTGCATCGGCGTAGCGCCAGTGCGTGGTCGCACGACGGCCGTCGAGCAAGCCCGTGGCGGCCAGCACGAACACGCCGGAACAGAACGACAGCAGTCGCGCGCCGTTCGCATGCGCCTTGCGCAGCGCATCGAGCAGGGCCGGTGGCGGCGCGGCATCGATCCCACGCCAGCCGGGCACGATCACCGTGCCGGCCCCGGCCAGGTCTTCGAGGCCCGCATCGGCCAGTACGCGCATGCCGCCCGCCGCGCGCATCGGCCCGCGGTCGACGGCACACAGCCTGAAGCGGTACCAGTCCTTCAGTTCGGGACGCGGCAGTCCAAACATCTCGACGGCAATACCGAATTCGAAGGTGCACAGGCCGTCGTAGACCAGCACCGCCACGTCGCGGTTGATCGGTGCGGATGGACGTCTGGAACGCTTTGGCGGATTTTTCATGGTGACTGGCATTCTTGCCAATGTCGGACGCCGGCGCCAGTGCCGATACTGGCGCCGCCTTTTCACATGGAGTCCGTCATGAGCAGTGTCGTCCAGCGCTTTCCCGCCGCCGCCAGCACCGATGCACTGGCGCATTTCCAGGCCCGCCTCGGCTTCGAAACCGACTGCGCCGACGTGTACTACGCGACCAACCACGAAACCAAGGATTTCGTGCTGCTGGACGTGCGCACCCCCACGCTCTACGCCGCCGGCCACGTGCCCGGCGCCATCAACATGCCCACGCGCACCATCAGCGAGCAGCGGCTGGCCGAGTATCCGGACGACACCTTGTTCGTCGTCTACTGCGCCGGCCCGCACTGCAACGGCGCCAACAAGGCCGCGGTGAAGCTTGCCCAGCTCGGCCGGCCGGTGAAGGAGATGATCGGCGGCCTCACCGGCTGGATCGACGAAGGCTTCGGCCTGGAGCGTTGAGGTGGACCACGTGCCCACCATCCGGCGCGCGAGCGGAGCGGACGTCACCGCCCTGCTCGCGCTCGTGGCCGAGCATGCCGCCTATGAACGCCTGCCGCAGCGGGCTGGCGAGCGGCCGGCCGCGCTCGCGGACGCACTCGACCATGAACCGCCGTGGCTGTATGCGTGGCTCGCGGAAGTCGATCGGGACGTGGTCGGCTATGCGAGCGCCACCCGCGATTTCTCCACGCTCGATGCCGCCTTCTACCTGCATATGGATTGCCTCTATGTGCGCGAAGACTGGCGAGGCCATGGCATCGGTCTCCAGCTGTGGCGGACCGTCCGCGATTTCGCCAGCACGCACCGCTGCGCCGCGCTCCAATGGCAGACACCGTGGTGGAACCTCGATGCCGCGCGTTTCTATCGCCGGCTTGGCCCGTCGGAGGTTGCCAAGCTGCGCTACCGCCTGTCGCTCGGCGAGGCCTGAGGCGCTACGATCGCCACTCCCATGGGCCAGGAGGTTTCATGCTGGAGCTTCGCCCCACTTGTGAGCAATGCAACAAGGCGCTGCCGCCGGATTCGACCGAGGCGATGATCTGCTCGTTCGAATGCACGTTCTGCAGCGATTGCGTGGCAAGCCTGCAAAACGTCTGCCCGAACTGTGGCGGCGGCTTCGCGCCTCGGCCCATCCGGCCCATGCGCGACTGGAAGAACGGCAACTCGCTGCTGCGCTATCCCGCGACGACGCACGTCACCTACAAGCCGGTCGCGCTGGCGAGCCACGCCGAATTCGCCACCGCGCCAGGCGCGCTGCCACCCGACCGGCGCTGACCGCGGACTAAGCGCAACGACAAAGCGTTGACGTACGCGTCCTAAAGATGGCGTGGCGAGTCCGCCCCTCGTTGCCGACCATGGTCATGCACCAGCCATCCCAGCCCTACCGCGAGCGATGGGTCCTGCTCGCCAAGATGGTCGCGGTACTTCTGGCGATCTTCATCACCGTCGCCGGCTCCCTATTGCTCGCGCAGCACACCGGCAGCGTGATGTCGATCTGGGTCCCCAACGGCGTTCTGGTCGCCGTGCTGCTGTATGCGCCGGAGCGGCGATGGCTGGCCTATCTGCTGCTCTACATCGCGGCCTTCATGCTGGCGCACTACGCGACGGCCGGAGGCCTGCTGGGCATGCATCCGTGGATGGCCCTCGCGCTGGCGCTGATCAACTGCCTGGAAATCCTCATCGTGGCGGCGGCGATCCACCATGGCTTTCCGAGGATCGCCGAAGACACGCGCTTCCTGCGGCTGGGCCGCATCGCGTTCGGCGCCACCCTGGTCGCGTGTGCGGTTTCCGCGCTGATGGCGGCCTTCATCCTGCGGGTGGCCATCGGCGCGCCCTACTGGAACACCGTGGACTGGTGGTTCCGCTCGCGCGTGCTGGGCATGGTGATCGTGGGCACCCTGAGCCTGGTGACGCTGATCCAGCAGCGCCGCATGTTCGGCCAGCCCGGCAGCCGCCTGCGCATGTCGCGCGACATCGCCTTGCATGCCGCCATCACCATCGCGGCCTTCGCGCAGTCACGCTATCCCCTGCTGTTCATCGTGTTCGCACCGCTGCTGTACCTGGTGTTCCACTATCGGTTCCCCGGCCTGGTGATCGGCATCGCCATCGTGTCGGCGGTGACCACGGTGGCGACGGCGCTGGGGCGCGGGCCTTTCGACCTGATCCTCGCCGTTACGCCGGGCGAACGCGCCCTGCTCGCGCAGATCTATCTCGGCGTGCTGTGCGTCGTCGCGGTGCCAGTGGCGCTTGCGCTGGCCGATCGCCGGCGGCTCGAGCGCCGGGTCAAGGACAGTGAAAGCCGCTACCGGTTGCTGGCCGATTACGCGAGCGACCTCATCATGCGCATCTCGCGCGATGGCAGGCGCCGCTATGTATCGCCGTCGGTGAAGGACCTGCTGGGCTGGGACATCGACGAGTTCATGGACAGCGGCGTCGAGCTGATCCATCCCGACGACCGCGAGCATGTCGCCGCGGCGGTCGCCCGGCTGTGGGAAACCGGCAAGCCCTCGCTCACCGAGTACCGCGTCCGCTGCCGCTCGGGCCACTACCTCTGGCTGGAAGCGCTGGCGCGCGTGGCGCCCAGCCCGGATCGCTCCGGCGAGATGGAGCTGGTCTACACCGGCCGCGACATCACCGAGGCAAAGGTGGCCCAGGAAGCGCTGGCCGAAAGCGAGCAACGGCTGCGCACGATCACCGACAACGTGCCCGCCGTCATCGCGCATATCGATGCCGAACAGCGCTACACCTTCGTCAACGGCTACGTGAGCGCCATGGTGGGCGTCGAGCCTTCCGCGATGATCGGACGCTCGGTCGAAGACGTCCGCGGCCCGGAGGTCTACGCCGTGCTCAAGCCGCACATCGAACTGGCGCTCGAAGGCACCACGACCACGTTCGAATACGAGGCGGACTACGCCAACCGGCGCTACTACTTCCAGGCCACCTACCTGCCGGCCCGCACCGCCAGCGGCGAGGCCAACGGCATCTACACGCTCACCACCGAGATCACGCGCATCAAGCAGGCGGAACAGCAGCTCGCCTTCCTCGCACACCACGACACGCTGACCGGCATCGCCAACCGGCGCTCGTTCAGCGAAGGCATCGACAAGGCGGTACGACATGCTGCATTGGTCGACGCGCCACTGTTGCTGCTGATGATCGACGTGGACCACTTCAAGCAGATCAACGATACGCACGGCCACGCGGCCGGCGATGCCGTGCTGCACGAGGTGGCGCACCGGCTGCGGGCAGCCATACGCGCATCGGATCTATTGGCGCGGCTGGGCGGTGACGAGTTCGTGATCCTGTGCGAGGACGTTGCCACGCGCGAGGAAGCCGAAGCGCTCGCGCGCAAGGTCACCGCCACCATGGCCACGCCCGTCCTGTTCGGGCATCGCCGGTTGCAGGTCACGCTCAGCGTCGGCGTGGCCCTGTGCCGCCGCATCGACACGGCCGACACGCTGATGCATATCGCCGACCAGGCGCTGTATCGCGCCAAGGAGCGTGGCCGCGCCCGCTACGACATCACCTCGGACGACGCGTGATCATCGGCACCAGCCGCCCATCCCGCGGCTTTCCTGCAGATGGAAATGGGTCTGGTGCGCGATGTTGTAGTCAGGTCCGAGCACGATGCCGAAGTAGCGGCAGCCTTCGTCTTCCACGCGGTGCAGGAACACGCCGGACGATCCGCGATGCCAATCGCTGCCGATCCGCACCACGCGGCCATCGCCCAGCCGGAACGCGGTGACGTCGATGGCCTCGGCGGTGGCATGCGAGCTCAGCGCCGCGTCCTGTTCGCCATACACGTTGCGGCAGGCATAACTGCCGACGTGATCCATCGTACGGACCGGTTGCCCGAATACCGCTTCCGCCGCCGGCTGCATCACGTGGCGGTCCAGCATCACCAGCGATGCAGCCAACGGGCAGGTCACCGTGGTGGGGTGCGTCAGCTGCGCGATGCCGGTGCCGCTCAACTGCACGGCATCGTGCCAGCCGCATCCGTCGCGGCCGGCGTGGTCCGGCAGCGGGGTGAACCGCGCGCCGGCCTGCGCGAGCGCGGCACGGCAGCGCGCGGGATCCTCATCCAGACGGTGCAGCTTGTAGCGCAGGAACAGGTCGGGTTCGGCGCGCACGTCCAGCGGCGCCCACGGATTGAAGCGGTCCGGCGGACGCCAGCCGCTGAGCCAGAGGCCCAGCACCACCACCACAAGCAACAGCAGCAGGAGCAGCGTGACGCGCATGAGGCGACGCTAGCCGCGGTTTCGTCATGGCGGGGTATGCGCGGCGTCGCGCCCTAGGGCAACACTGACTGCGTATCGCCGCCGTCATGATCCTGGAAGGCTCGCCGGCTGCGTCGCGTGGCGCCGGGAAGACTGGCCGTCTTGCCAAGCCGCGCGGCGCAGCCGGCGGGCCTTCCAGACATCACCCATCATGGAAGAACTCACCGGTTGGGTCCGCCCCGTCTGTCCGCAGGCCATAGGGCGGGTGACGACGCGAAGCTAGTCCCGTGGGGCGACGCGAAGCTAGTCCCGTGGGACGACGGCGATACGCAGTCAGTGTTGCCCTAAGGCTGGGTCCGCTTCTTCGCGAGCGGCGTTGCCTCCGGCGGCGCGGGTTCCCAGCCGAACACGCTGCGTCCGCCGTAGGCGTGCGAAAGACGGCGCTCTTCGGCAATCAGCCCGGGGACGGACGGACCACGCGCATCCCGCTCCAGCCGGCGCGACTGCTCGTCCAGCCGACGCAGCGCCGCCATGCGCTCGTCGTTCCCCAGCTTCGACTGCGTGATCGCGCTCTTCAGTACGTCGATGGTGTGGTCGTACACGCGCGTAGGCACGGGGAACGGGTGGCGATCCTTGCCGCCGTGCGCCATCGAGAAGCGCGCCGGGTCGGTAAAGCGGCACGGTGCACCATGCAGTACCTCGGCCACCATCGCCAACGCACGCACCGTGCGTGCACCCACGCCCGGCACCTGCAGCAGTTCGGTGAAATCCCTGGGGCCATTCGCCGCGGCGGCCGCGAGATTGCCGTGCAGGCGGCGCGTGACCACGTCGCTGGCGCGCACGTCATGATGGTCGGGCAGCATCAGGTGCGGCAGCAGTCCGAGTTGCAACGGCGCCTCGGGCCGTGCGCGATCGCCTTCGAGCAACTGCAACTCGCGCAGGATGCGGTCGGGGCCCAGCGTATGCAGCAGTTCCAGCTGCGCATCGCGCGAGTCGCGCGCACGACGGTCGGCGAGATTGATGATGCGTCCCTGGCCGGGGCCATCCACCGCGGCATGCGGATCATCGAGGAAACCTTGCAGGCCTTCCGACAGCCAGTGATAGCGACGCGCCTGGCGGCGCTCGCCGTTCATGCCCTGCTGGATCACCACCCAGCGGCCTTCGTCGCTGACCACGAAGCCATGCAGGTACAGATCGAAACCGTCCTGCACCGCGGCGCTGTCCACCTTCGCCACCAGCCGGCTCGCCTGCGCCAGCGCGGCGCCGTCAAAACCCACGCGCTCGCCGATGCCCATGAGCTCCGCCGGCGTCGCGCGCGAGTGCTTGCCACGGCCGCCGCACACGTGGATGCCCAGCTCGCCGGACATCGGCGCGAGCCCACGCTTGAGTGCGCCGATCACGCTGGTGGTGATGCCGGAGGAATGCCAATCCATGCCCATCACGGCGCCGAAGCACTGGAACCAGAACGGATGCGCAAGACGACGCAGCAGTTCGTCGCGGCCGTATTCGCGCACGATCGCCTCGGCCATCAGCGCGCCAAGCTTCGTCATGCGATCGGCCAGCCAGCGCGGCACGCGGCCGCCATGCAGCGGCAGGTCGGCGCTTCCGGATCGTCGGCTCATGCGTTGGGAACTCCACGAACGGCGCGCACCCGCGCGCATGCGGGGTGAAGTATCGCAAAGCCGCGTCTCGCGTCGCGCGACGACAGCCACGCCCGCGGCCGGCTTTTGTCGTGTACGCGATAAGCGGGCGACAGGTTCAGACGCGCGCTCGGCGCTCGTACTGATGGCTCATTCGCGCGCGGCCAGCGCGCGATTCACCCGCAGCGCCAGCAGCGTGCACAACACGCCCGACAGCAGATAGGCACTGACCGCCACCAGCCCGAAGCGCATCGACAAACCCAACGCGACCAGCGGCGCAAACGCCGCGCCGATCAGCCAGGCGAAGTCGGTGGTGAAGGCCGCGCCCGTATAACGCAGGTGCATCTCGAAGTTGGACGTCACGCTGCCGGCCGCCTGCCCGTAGGAAAGACCCAGACCGCCGAATCCAAGGATAATGAAGGCGTCCTGCCCCCACTTGCCGCCGCCCAGCAGCCATGGCGTGATCAGCGCGAAGATCGCGATCAGCGCGGCCATGGTGCCCAGCGTGGTGCGTCGACCCACGCGATCGGCCAGCAGGCCGGAGATGATCATGCCGAGGATGCACGCGAACGCGCCAATGATCTCCGCCACCAGCACCGAGTTCACCGGCTGCATCGAGCCGAGCACGATCCATGACAGCGGGAAGATCGTCACCAGGTGGAACAACGCGTAGCTGGCGAGCGCGGCGAACGCGCCGATGAAGATGTTGTAGCCCTGCGTGCGCAGGATGGTCAGGCTGCCGACGGGTTCGAGTTCGCGCTCTTCCATCGCGACGGTGTATTCCTCCGTCACCACCAGGCGCAGGCGTGCGAACAAGGCCACCACATTGATGGCGAAGGCGACGAAGAACGGATAGCGCCAGCCCCAGTCGATGAAGTCTTCATCGGAAAGGCTTTCGTGCAGGAACAGGAACAAGGCGCCGGCCACCAGGAAACCGATCGGCGCGGAGAGTTGCCCGAGCATCGCGTACCAGCCGCGCTTGTCCGGCGGCGCATTCAATGCGAGCAGCGAGGGCAGGCCGTCCCACGAACCGCCCAGCGCAATACCCTGCAGGATGCGGAACAGCACCAGCAACCCGATCGCCCAGTCACCGACCTGTCGGTAGCTGGGCAGGAACGCCATGCCCGCCGTGGCGCTGCCGAGCAGGAACAGCGCGATGGTGAGCTTGGTGCCGCGACTCCAACGCCGCTGGAAATCCATGAACAACGCTGTGCCGAACGGCCGCGCGATGAAGGCCAGTGAAAAGACCGTGAAAGCGTAAAGCATGCCGTGCAGCGTGTCGGTGAAAGGAAACAGCACCTGCGGAAACACCAGTGCGCAAGAAATACCGAACACGAAGAAATCGAAGTGCTCGGACGTACGACCGATGATCACGCCGACGGCAATCTCTCCGGGAGCCACCCTTGCGTGCGCATGCAGGCGACCGATCTGCTCCGCCGAGTGTTCCGGTGCGCCGCCATGTTCGGGGTACGTGCTTGACATAGTCGTTACTCGGGAAGGGGGAGGATGTCCCGGCCAACTGCATGGCGCCGCCACGCCTTGGCCGCGACAGAAGAGGGTGGATGCGCTTCTGTCCGGCGCCGATCGGCGGACCGTTCAACCATACCCATAACATCGGTTGCGCCGGTGACGTCTATGAAGGCTTTGCGTGGATGGCTGCTTTTCACCGTGACTCTGCCGCTGGCGGGGTGCCAGTCGGTGCTGATGTCGCCGTCCGGCGACCTGGCCAGGCAACAGCGGGACCTCATCATCACTTCAACCGTGTTGATGCTGCTCATCATCGTTCCCGTGATCGTGCTGACGCTGTGGTTCGCCTGGCATTTCCGCGCATCCAACAAGAAAGCCACCTACGATCCCGACTGGGATCACTCGACCATCCTTGAACTGCTGATCTGGTCGGCGCCGCTCCTGATCATCATCGCGCTCGGTGCCATCACGTGGGTCAGCACGCACAAGCTCGATCCGTACCGGCCGCTCGACCAGCTTGCACCCGGCCGTCCCATTCCCGCCAATGCGCGACCGCTGACCGTGTACGTGGTGGCGCTCGACTGGAAGTGGCTGTTCATATACCCCGAACAGGGCATTGCCACCGTGAACGAACTGGCCGCACCGGTCGATCGGCCGATCAAC is a genomic window containing:
- a CDS encoding helix-turn-helix domain-containing protein, translated to MGQHYSHLSAEERGAIMVGKARGESARQLGRLLGRS
- a CDS encoding EamA/RhaT family transporter, yielding MIYVLMSVACSVLVSVLLKLARRLQVDVGQAIAWNYVATSVLTWSVFHPALAVLRSAQAPWLGFVGLGLLLPLIFLALASSVRSAGIVRTDAAQRLSLLISLLAAFLWFGETLSLAKGAGVAIGLLALLCMVWKVDTRGSDEARGWLWPLVVFAGFGLIDILFKQVARAGTPFAASLQAMFALAFVVSLAILLWRRWHDRTFFTLRDAIAGLLLGLANFGNIVFYVRGHQALPDHPSLVFASMNLGVVALGAVVGTAAFRERLSGVNVLGLGLALGAIGLIAWG
- the ftrA gene encoding transcriptional regulator FtrA gives rise to the protein MKNPPKRSRRPSAPINRDVAVLVYDGLCTFEFGIAVEMFGLPRPELKDWYRFRLCAVDRGPMRAAGGMRVLADAGLEDLAGAGTVIVPGWRGIDAAPPPALLDALRKAHANGARLLSFCSGVFVLAATGLLDGRRATTHWRYADALAARFPRIRIEPDVLYVDEGDVLTSAGSAAALDLSLHLIRRDFGPEAANSVARRAVVPAHRDGGQAQFIQAPLPEQGATLGKLLEWMRRHLDQPLPLPELAERARMSERTLLRRFEDATGCSPKQWLTRERLNRARELLEGSDLPVERVADVCGFGSADTLRHHFRHHVKLSPARYRERFAHAS
- a CDS encoding rhodanese-like domain-containing protein — protein: MSSVVQRFPAAASTDALAHFQARLGFETDCADVYYATNHETKDFVLLDVRTPTLYAAGHVPGAINMPTRTISEQRLAEYPDDTLFVVYCAGPHCNGANKAAVKLAQLGRPVKEMIGGLTGWIDEGFGLER
- a CDS encoding GNAT family N-acetyltransferase, with product MDHVPTIRRASGADVTALLALVAEHAAYERLPQRAGERPAALADALDHEPPWLYAWLAEVDRDVVGYASATRDFSTLDAAFYLHMDCLYVREDWRGHGIGLQLWRTVRDFASTHRCAALQWQTPWWNLDAARFYRRLGPSEVAKLRYRLSLGEA
- a CDS encoding DUF1272 domain-containing protein, which translates into the protein MLELRPTCEQCNKALPPDSTEAMICSFECTFCSDCVASLQNVCPNCGGGFAPRPIRPMRDWKNGNSLLRYPATTHVTYKPVALASHAEFATAPGALPPDRR
- a CDS encoding sensor domain-containing diguanylate cyclase, giving the protein MHQPSQPYRERWVLLAKMVAVLLAIFITVAGSLLLAQHTGSVMSIWVPNGVLVAVLLYAPERRWLAYLLLYIAAFMLAHYATAGGLLGMHPWMALALALINCLEILIVAAAIHHGFPRIAEDTRFLRLGRIAFGATLVACAVSALMAAFILRVAIGAPYWNTVDWWFRSRVLGMVIVGTLSLVTLIQQRRMFGQPGSRLRMSRDIALHAAITIAAFAQSRYPLLFIVFAPLLYLVFHYRFPGLVIGIAIVSAVTTVATALGRGPFDLILAVTPGERALLAQIYLGVLCVVAVPVALALADRRRLERRVKDSESRYRLLADYASDLIMRISRDGRRRYVSPSVKDLLGWDIDEFMDSGVELIHPDDREHVAAAVARLWETGKPSLTEYRVRCRSGHYLWLEALARVAPSPDRSGEMELVYTGRDITEAKVAQEALAESEQRLRTITDNVPAVIAHIDAEQRYTFVNGYVSAMVGVEPSAMIGRSVEDVRGPEVYAVLKPHIELALEGTTTTFEYEADYANRRYYFQATYLPARTASGEANGIYTLTTEITRIKQAEQQLAFLAHHDTLTGIANRRSFSEGIDKAVRHAALVDAPLLLLMIDVDHFKQINDTHGHAAGDAVLHEVAHRLRAAIRASDLLARLGGDEFVILCEDVATREEAEALARKVTATMATPVLFGHRRLQVTLSVGVALCRRIDTADTLMHIADQALYRAKERGRARYDITSDDA
- a CDS encoding extensin family protein, whose amino-acid sequence is MRVTLLLLLLLVVVVLGLWLSGWRPPDRFNPWAPLDVRAEPDLFLRYKLHRLDEDPARCRAALAQAGARFTPLPDHAGRDGCGWHDAVQLSGTGIAQLTHPTTVTCPLAASLVMLDRHVMQPAAEAVFGQPVRTMDHVGSYACRNVYGEQDAALSSHATAEAIDVTAFRLGDGRVVRIGSDWHRGSSGVFLHRVEDEGCRYFGIVLGPDYNIAHQTHFHLQESRGMGGWCR
- a CDS encoding DUF763 domain-containing protein gives rise to the protein MRAGARRSWSSQRMSRRSGSADLPLHGGRVPRWLADRMTKLGALMAEAIVREYGRDELLRRLAHPFWFQCFGAVMGMDWHSSGITTSVIGALKRGLAPMSGELGIHVCGGRGKHSRATPAELMGIGERVGFDGAALAQASRLVAKVDSAAVQDGFDLYLHGFVVSDEGRWVVIQQGMNGERRQARRYHWLSEGLQGFLDDPHAAVDGPGQGRIINLADRRARDSRDAQLELLHTLGPDRILRELQLLEGDRARPEAPLQLGLLPHLMLPDHHDVRASDVVTRRLHGNLAAAAANGPRDFTELLQVPGVGARTVRALAMVAEVLHGAPCRFTDPARFSMAHGGKDRHPFPVPTRVYDHTIDVLKSAITQSKLGNDERMAALRRLDEQSRRLERDARGPSVPGLIAEERRLSHAYGGRSVFGWEPAPPEATPLAKKRTQP
- a CDS encoding MFS transporter — encoded protein: MSSTYPEHGGAPEHSAEQIGRLHAHARVAPGEIAVGVIIGRTSEHFDFFVFGISCALVFPQVLFPFTDTLHGMLYAFTVFSLAFIARPFGTALFMDFQRRWSRGTKLTIALFLLGSATAGMAFLPSYRQVGDWAIGLLVLFRILQGIALGGSWDGLPSLLALNAPPDKRGWYAMLGQLSAPIGFLVAGALFLFLHESLSDEDFIDWGWRYPFFVAFAINVVALFARLRLVVTEEYTVAMEERELEPVGSLTILRTQGYNIFIGAFAALASYALFHLVTIFPLSWIVLGSMQPVNSVLVAEIIGAFACILGMIISGLLADRVGRRTTLGTMAALIAIFALITPWLLGGGKWGQDAFIILGFGGLGLSYGQAAGSVTSNFEMHLRYTGAAFTTDFAWLIGAAFAPLVALGLSMRFGLVAVSAYLLSGVLCTLLALRVNRALAARE
- the cyoA gene encoding ubiquinol oxidase subunit II; this translates as MKALRGWLLFTVTLPLAGCQSVLMSPSGDLARQQRDLIITSTVLMLLIIVPVIVLTLWFAWHFRASNKKATYDPDWDHSTILELLIWSAPLLIIIALGAITWVSTHKLDPYRPLDQLAPGRPIPANARPLTVYVVALDWKWLFIYPEQGIATVNELAAPVDRPINFKITASTVMNSFFIPALAGQIYAMPGMETTLQAVINRPGEFEGFSANYSGLGFSGMHFVFHGMNEGDFGRWVERAKGGGGDLSREAYVKLAQPSRYEPVHAYATVAPGLYQAILTQCVDPNSRACMTSTRPAGDTHTGDMEGMSMSSRTE